The DNA window CAACTTCAGGAAGTTGCGAAACCAGTGGTAATAACCACTTTGGGTGGTGATCTGAATGATCAGACTTTAAAGATAGACAGAAAGTGTCAGAAGTGCAAGTAATCAGCTAATTTCTCCaacttttactgcattttataTCTGAACTTGGGGTTAAACATCAAAGAAAGCTCTTGAGAGACAACGATGCTACGTGTTCTTTGAAACAAGTGAACCAAAGTCAGCTTTTTGGTTTTAGTCTGTAACACTATAATCTATTACGACACGCAGTCCacatctggagaaaaaaaaggcccTTTATGTGACCTGAGGAGCTTCttggtgggtttttttggggCTCCACCCACCTTAATCACAGAGAGCAACACTGAGCTCCAGGGAGGACCCCCGCGTCTGTATTTATgagtctgtttctctttgcattCATGTGTGAGTTTTTAAATATAGCCTGAGCAGTCTGGCAGACAAGAGGTGTAGTTGTGCACAGGATCTCTCTCTAAGGCCTCTGGGTTAAAATAAATGAGCACATTTGATGATTTATATCTGAATAAATCAGCAGGGTACATGTTGTTGTATGAAAAACATTATCAGCCTTCATTGGTGATAGTAGaaaggatgaaaacaaatggcAAGTCCTATTTTTGTGATATGCAACCAGAACACTCAAAACAACATAATCCCCAattctgacctctgacctttaagACACGTAAACTAGTACATCAGTACGCTGCTGTCTGGAGCCTCCTTAAGAGACATTCATTTGGATCTGTTGCATTAGAGAAAAAAGGTTTGGCCAGGTTCATTGCCTTTTCCAGAGAAACGTCTCGCTTCAGACGATTTCTAAGTTCTCCCAAAGTAAACTTTAGATGCAGAAACCTCTCAGGACAGCAAAGACCCTCTCATCAAACGAGTACTTTAATCTCTTCACTCTGAGCTGTATTCAGTGAGCAGTAATTGTTTGTACTTGCATTGTGTTGTTACACCCATGTAAGCAAATCGTGTTGTAAGAGGATTTTCATTAAGGACTTACAACTCTGTGCTCTGTAGGCTAAAACATGGTGCAACACTGTCAGCGCACGGGGCCTCCCTGCTAGTGAGTGTTGAGAAACAGCTTGGACATAATTTGCATTTCAAATGCACAGAAGAtcattttacacaatatttaaCTGATCACATCCTTCACATTTTGatgcagtgtttttgttttttatcgtGTCAGATTATGAAAAGAGCGATGTGAGActcattagaaaaaaatccctcagcagaaatattatttttcttgtcgTCACACATCCATCCCACTGTGGATTGAACGTAACTTGAGTGCAACATAAATATAGTTTTGTAACTTCCCTGAAAGCAAACTATGGCACTTATCTCACCCGTGATGGGACATTCCCGACTGACTGTCAAAGTCAGAAATAGCATTCTCTTTCATTTTAATCTCTGGAGGATTTATTACaagattaattaaattaataattatttcactttctgtgcataaagaaactttgaaaaagtttttgagTTTTCCCTATTTGCTCTGACTCATTCCATATCAAATGAAGCACATCCTGTGTTCAGATCCTGTACTCCTCCCGCTGCATTAAACATTCCCACACAGACTAATGGTGTCGCTTTCTCCTATGTTGATTCTGTAGTGCCAGGAAGGCTTCGCAAACAGACGCCTATTTGCtctagctgctgctgcagtgactGGGTGAGGGAGCAAAGGTTTGCATTTCAAATGCAAACCTTTGCTACAAGCAGTAACTGTGCCCAAATGCTGCAAACATGTTAAACCCCATATTGGTTCAGGAAGAGTGTGTCTTGTCTACTTGCTGTCTCCATCACAGGCTGGAGTGCTTTAAGAGGCAACGATTATCTTCAATGGTGGCACGTCTGTCTgttaaaacaatgcaaaacacGAGATGAAAGGTTGTAAATGTACATTCTGCACTGTTTTATCAACTCATATCTTTTACTAcagacttaccattcagaatgTGCAGTAAAATGAGTAGTTGAACTATTCTCTTGATATCGGTTGCTGCTAGCACCACATCTGGTGGTTTTGCTCTGATCTGTCATGTGGTAGGCATcgtttttttcaaaatagcgAACAAAAGCcgtgcagcttttttttaatgtcaagtACGTAAAAGCTACTTTAAATGAAGacattacatttattgaaaACTTCCTCTTGCTGTGATAAACTGTATtctatttttgcaaatatttaagtaaatattaaataaatatgctttattatatatttacagAGACTCGCATATACTTTAAGTATTAAAGATGCCAATGTAAGTTTCTTGCTCTAAATAGATTCAAATACTTATAATGATGTGAAATTCATACGAGACTTTGATAACATTTGACATTATCCACACATACATGAATAAACaaggaaataaacacaaattagaccatacatttatttatatttaatcatcAACATGCAAAAAAAGAGCCAAGAAACCTGCTGTTCTGACAGTATTTAGTACTTAGTcatatcattttaatttcaagtgATGTTCTATAAAAATATTAGAAGTTTTGCTTAAATTGTAGGATTGGTAAAGCAGAAAgatcttttacaaaaaaagtcttaCTGTTGCAAAATATGGTCAAGGTAATGGCTGCCACTTCATTTTCTAACTGCTTAAGAAAAAGCTTGTTGAAATTTGCTTGAAGTTTGTTGCAAAAAATTTGGACAAGTGAATACATGACTCCAAAATCACCAAGCCAAACTTGAAAACTTTAAGTTTGTACCTCCAGGGAGAGCAGGGGCAACCATGAAGACTCTGTGATGGCATCAGCCATCTTTTATAGTGTAGTTTGTAGGAGCAGCAGCTTTTCTACAGCTGAGAGAAACCAATTAGATAAGCCCATTAGGAAAATCAGCTCCGTCCTATGCCCCCTCGACCCAGAATGGGTGCTGGGAGACAGAAGAACTCCAGATAAAATGATGTCTCTCTTGGGTAAATACGTCTCCCACCCCATGTATGAAGCTGTGGCAGAACTGGAGCGCTTCATACTGCTGCGTTTTTGGTGCACAAAGGAGTGCTATAGCTGATCCTTCCTCCTCGTTACACTTTCACCATCGCTGTAGCCAATAAACTCAGACTCAGTAAGGGTTTAAGTTCCTGCTGTCACTTGCACACTGatgatttttgttatttcttatAAGTTGGTGTTTTCTGTGCAAAAATACACTTGGGCAATTTCTTTCATATTACTCTACTGTTTGTACATCTTCTTTCTAAGGACGCAATTTTAATAACTGTTCAACGTTATAGttcatttgttgtaaatatgCTTCTATCCGGCCCATACTGTCTTATTTTTTGGATGAGAAGTGaatgtacaacttttttttttttttttttttttaccttactGGAAGAAGGAAATGTCATTTCAGGGAAGGCCGAGGACAGAGTCGTACAGCTTGATGTGTTAGTTAGAATGACTTGTTAAAAAACGTAAAGAATGAGGAAGTTATTCTGTACCAGAcgagaaacattttctaaagatCACGTAGTGAGATTAAAGTAGGTGAATGTTTCTTTCTGGAAGGAAACGCTTCCtgttttcacaagaaaaaaaaaacagttgcgAGTACCAGACATTAATAAAGACTCGGTGGGACtcgttattatttttaagtctcAAATTTGTGACGTGATATTGGTAttacactaaaaataaagataaaaaaccCAGATGACAAGTTGGCATGGTCTGTGTGGAACTTCAGTTGAAAACTTACATCAGCTCCTCCACCAATCATAGCTCACAAACCGATTACGTCAGTACCTCTGCGAGCCAATGAGGTGTCTACACGATAGTAGAAAAGATCGGCGTTGCAACCCACTTCAGTAACGCAGTTGCGAAGAGTCAGGCAACGGGTCGGCAGGGAAACCCGAAGGTTTCTTCTGAATCCAGGACGGATACCccgtgattctttttttttaaaatacatacagCCCCCAAAAGAAATAAtctaaacatggtggtggtaacAGCAGGAGCTGGAAGCCACAAAGTGCTCCTGATATCCGGGAAGCAGTCCGGCTCATCAAGCGGCTCACAGACGGCCTACAGCCGGCAGATATCTCTGGTTTTACCGTCAGCGGCCAGCCAGGTGTCGTCGGACTCGGACTCCAACACGTCAGTGGGGCCGCCGGTACGGAAAAGGCAGAGGCTCACTCATTTGAGTCCCGAAGAAAAAGCGCTTCGCAGGTTAGTTTACGTAATAAAACAGTCATTTCTAAATATATCTCTGTCTAAACGCTTTAGCCGAGGCTAAATGAACCCATTGTTCCGGGCATTTAAACGGAGACACGCCCTAAGATTTACTAAATttcatttaacacaaaatgGCTAAATATGCTGCTCGTTGTTGTGTATCTTGGGAGTTTAATTTGCGTTTTTAGAATGGTTAACTGTTATCTTGTTCCGTACTTTGCTCGTCCTCATAAAACTGTTATCTTGGTGAATCAGCTGATCCcggatctgctgctgctctggttCCTCATTGCCTGCGTGGCAGCAGCGTGACCGGTGATCCCACTCAGACTGAGTCAGCGTCATGGAAACTGTTAATTCCTCTTTTCCTCACACCTTATGCCCTTTTTCCCCCTCAGGAAACTCAAGAACAGAGTGGCAGCTCAGACGGCAAGAGACAGGAAAAAGGCCAAAATGGGGGAACTGGAACAACAAGTTGTAGAATTGGAACTGGAGGTAATTTTCATGTTTAACACCCAATATTAAGCATTTAATGCTTCATTATTAATTCAGTCACGTCACTTTTTTGTTAgataaaattcttttttttccctctctctcccaaCATGTAGAAGTGGGGaagcttttctgtttcatttctatAATTTGCTTTCTCACCCAGGAAAGTTCATGCTTCACTTCTCTATAAACCGTTCAAAGTTTCATGTGCAACCATCTGCTCTTTTCTCACAGAACCAGAAACTTCACATCGAAAACAGAATGCTCAGAGAAAAAACGAGCGGCCTCctgacagaaaatgaggaaTTGAGACAGAGGCTTGGGTTGGACACCCTGGAATCCAAAACAAAGGTAGGGATGATGAGGGAGAACTGATTATTTAAGATGGATTGAACTGTTACTGTTATTAGActtaattgatgtttttttttgttcttttttctctctaagGTTCAGGCTCTGTTATCCACCGGGAACGACACAGGTTTGGGAGTCGGGTCTTCTGAGTCCGCAGCACTCAGGCTACGTGTGCCTCCGCAGCAGGTGCAGGCCCAGCAGTCCCTAAATCTGAAGACTTCTCAATGGATACAGATTGTCTTGACTCTACAGACAATGAGGTGAGACTTGgtcaacatttttgcttttaaggaGGTGGTGATATTTTTAGAATGTTTTCACACCCGGTAGACTTGGTACGCTTGGgaaccaaagttgcaacatctTCAGTAGgtgcagtttttttcaaatatcaaaCCAATTGAAAAACTTGCTCCATCCCACGCCCTTGCCTGTGGTGTCATTTCCTCCCCTGGAGGAAATTGGCATGTAGACCTCTGAAGATGCTGGGTGCAACTTTCTCCTTCatataatgtaaacaaatgtaTGTCAGATTTTGGCGGTTATAGGATTTGTCTTTTGTAAAAGACCcagagtcatttctcctgctagtcCTACACTcttgggtttgttttggttgtatatacccagaatgccctgcacggcagttcacttcctggttttggaACAGTCTCCAGTCCGCATGCATTCGAACCttgccagagttcacttcaactgaaccgaaACTTCAGTCTTTAGGCAAACAagatttcacttttttggtcaGACTGAGCATTCACATTgctcaaacaaaccaaactttatAGGCTGATGACCTAGAATTCAGTTGAAGTGGCCTAAACAGGAACTGTGTGTAT is part of the Poecilia reticulata strain Guanapo linkage group LG9, Guppy_female_1.0+MT, whole genome shotgun sequence genome and encodes:
- the xbp1 gene encoding LOW QUALITY PROTEIN: X-box-binding protein 1 (The sequence of the model RefSeq protein was modified relative to this genomic sequence to represent the inferred CDS: deleted 2 bases in 1 codon), which produces MVVVTAGAGSHKVLLISGKQSGSSSGSQTAYSRQISLVLPSAASQVSSDSDSNTSVGPPVRKRQRLTHLSPEEKALRRKLKNRVAAQTARDRKKAKMGELEQQVVELELENQKLHIENRMLREKTSGLLTENEELRQRLGLDTLESKTKVQALLSTGNDTGLGVGSSERSTQATCASAAGAGPAVPKSEDFSMDTDCLDSTDNESDLLLGILDILDPELFLKSCEQECPEPQVLLAGGEHPVPAAPPAPLGAPSVKLETLNELIHFDHIYTKPVEEVSSEQCSDLESGSNENNEASFADAEVVVVGEETVDVKDEPEEVVIPTCSSQSQVDDLFPSTSSPALGTLEKEACLADTYSDSGYERSPSPFSDMSSPLCSHSSWDDMFASELFPQLISV